The genomic segment CCCGTGGTGGCAGGAGGTCAGCGGCTTCGGCTCCGGCCTGCAGGTGCTGCGGCTGCTCGGCGCCGATCGCCCGGCGCCGCCCGGCGGTCACGTCACCTACCTGGCCGAGGTCACCGGTGCTTTCCCCGGCAAGATCAACCCCGTTTCCCCGTACGAGGTGGGGCCGCACCCCCGCCGGGCCCCGTACGCGGAGGTGGGCGGTCCCACCGCCTCGATCTCGTGGGCGACCGGCATCGTGCCCGGCACCACCGCCCACCAGCAGCGCACCTGGAACCTGTCGGCGATCTGGCGGCTCGACGACAAGGACGGACACCCGGTCGCCTGGCTCAAACAGGTGCCCCGGTTCTTCGGCCACGAGGCCTATGCGTTGCGGATGGTCGCCGAAGTCGCCCCGCAGCTGGTCCCGAGACTGATCGCCGACGGCGAGGACGGCCGGGTGCTGCTGGCCCACGCCCCCGGCGAGGATCGTTACGGCGCCGGCCCGGAGGTGTGCGCGCGGATCGCCGAGGCGTTCCATCCGATCCAGGCCCATTTCGCGGCCCACCCGGCCCCGCTGGCCGGCATCCCCGACGCCCGGCTCACGGTCGAGCCGTTCGCGCGGGTGGCCGAGCCGCACTACGCGTCGATCCCCGGCCTGCGGCGGCTCATCGACGACCTGCCCGCCCGGTTCGCCGCGATCGCCGCGTGCGGCCTGCCCGACACCCTGGTGCACGGCGACCTGCATCCCGGCAACGCCCGCACCGACGACGAGGGCCGGCTGACCATCATGGACTGGGGCGACTGCACGTACGGGAATCCGGTCTTCGACATCCTGCGGCTCACCGACGGCCGCACCGGCGGTTTCGCGCCCCACGACGAGACGCTCGCGGCCTGGGCCGACCGCTGGAAACAGACCGTGCCCGGCTGCGATCCGGTGCGCGCGGCGGAGCTGATGCGACCGGTGGCCCCGCTGCGCTCGGCGCTCGTCTACGCTGCGTTCCTCGACCACATCGAGCCCACGGAATGGCCCTATCACGCCGCTGACGTGCCGGAACGTCTGGCTGCGGCGGTCGCCGAAACGGTTCCATAAGGAGCGTATCGGGGGCGTAACAGTATGGACACCGAACTGCCCCGATTGATCTACCCTGCTCCGCATGGTAGTGATCGAGCGGTTCGCGGAGCTTGTCGTGCGGGGTGGCATCAACGTCCAGCCGGGGCAGGGTGTGGTGCTGTATACCGATACGGCCCATCTCGAGATCGCCCGAGCCCTGACCGAGGCGGCGTACGCGGCGGGCGCCGGCTGGGTCGAGCCGATCTGGTCGGACGGCCCGATGCGCCGCTCCGCCGTGCGGCACGCCACGATCGAGAACCTTTCCGCCGTACGTCCGTGGGCCCTCGCCCGCATCGAGGAGTGGCGCGACGCCGGGGCCGCGTGGATCCGGCTGCTCGGCGAGGCCGATCCGCACCTGCTCGACGGTCTCGACCCGGCCAAGGTCGCCGCCTCCCCGGCTGAGGAGACGCAGGCCATGCGCCGGGCCGTGTTCAACGGCATGCGCTGGACCGTCGTCGGCGCGCCCAACCCGGGCTGGGCGCGCGAGGTCTTCGGTGAGCCCGACGTCGAGCGGCTGTGGGAGGCCGTCGGTACGGCCATGCGCCTCGACCTCGACGACCCGGTGGCCGCGTGGCGGGAGCGGGCCGAGATGCTGGCCGAGCGGGGCCGTCAGCTCGACGCGCTGGAGCTGACCGAGCTGCGCTACGCCGGCGAGGGCACCGACCTGACCGTCGGGTTGCTGCCGGACAGCCGCTGGAAGGGTGGCGGCCTGATCGACGCCGACGGCATTCCGTACCTGCCCAACATCCCGACCGAGGAGGTCTTCACCAGCCCCGACCGGCGCCGCGCGGAGGGTGTGATCCGGGTGACCCGGCCCGTTGTCATCGCCGGTCAGGTGATCACCGGCCTGCGCGTGACGTTCGCGGGCGGGCAGATCACCGAGGTCACCGCCGACGACAACGCCGACGTGGTGCGGGCCCACCTCGACACCGACGAGGGCGCGCGGCGGCTGGGCGAGGTCGCCCTGGTCGACCGGGACAGCCGGATCGCCCGGACCGGGGTGGTGTTCCACAACATGCTGTTCGACGAGAACGCGGCCTGCCACGTGGCGTGGGGTCAGAGCTTCCCGTTCGCGATCGCCGGGGGCGGCGCGATGACCGAGCAGCAGCGGGCCGGCCTCGGGCTGAACATGTCGAGCGTGCACACCGACGTGGTGATCGGGGGCGAGGGCATCTCGGTCACGGGTCGCGGCCCCCGCGGTACGGTCGAGATCATCCGCGACGACGAATGGGTGCTGTGATGCGAGTTCTGGTCCTGGGGGGCACCGGTTTCGTGGGGCGAGCCGTCACCGAGCTGCTCGACGAGCCGACCCTGTTCAACCGCGGCACGGACGACACGCTGTTCCCCGGCGCCGAGCGGCGGCGCGGCGACCGCGAGACCGGTGACTACGCGTCGCTGGCCACCGGCGCGTGGGACGCGGTGGTCGACACGACCGCCTACTTCCCGTGGCAGGTGCGCCAGACGATGGACGCGCTGGGCGACCGCGTGGGGCGTTATCTGTTCGTGTCGAGTCACGCCGTGTTCGCCGGGGCCGGGCCCGAGCTGCGCCCCGCGATCACCGACGCCACGCCGCCGCTGACCAACGACACGTACGGCCCGTCCAAAGTGGCCTGCGAGCAGGAGGTGGTCGCCCGCTTCGGCGACCGCGCGACGATCGTGCGCCCGGTGAAGGTGGCCGGCCCGCACGACAACCAGAACGGCCTCACCGACTGGGTCCGCGCGGCCCTGCGCGGCGGCCGTTTCGAGCTGCCCGGCGACCCGGCCCAGCCCGTGCAACTGGTCGATTCCCGCGACCTGGCCCGCCTGGTGCTCACGCTGCTGACCGAGGACCGCGGCGGCGCTTTCACGGCGGCCGGCCCGACCACAGACCTGGCCGGCCTGATGGCGATCTGCGCCGCGGCGGCGGGCACGCAGGTCGAGGTCGTGCCGGTGTCCGCAGACACGCATTTCCCGCTGGTCAAGCCGCGCGAGCTCTGGGTCACCCAGAACCGGGAGCCCGCCGAGGGTCAGACGGTGACACCACTCGAGACAACCGTTCGCGACGTGCTGGCCTGGCTCGCCGGCAGCACTACTGGGTCGTCGAAGTCCCATGGCTCCTGAGGCGCTCCGTCGGCGCCTATGCCGAAACGACGGACATTGTGCGCGCCGTCGGTGTCGCTGGATGATTCGAGCAGCAGAGCCAGATGAACCAAGGCGTTGAGATCGCCGCGATTCGCGGCTTCGCAATATAGATCCGTGGCTTCGGCCAAGTGACCGGCCCGCTCCCGCCGCCGGCCGAGGCTGCTCAAAATGACGGGGTTCCCTCGATCGGCCGCCGCGCGGCCCAGACGAATAGCCCCGGACACGTCGCCGGACGCCTCACGCCGCAGCGCCAGCCGGCTCAGAATGCCGGTGTAGCCGAGGTCGGCAGCCCGATACGCGGCCGCTTCCGCGCCCTCGTGATCGTTCTCGTTCTCGCGTTCCCGGGTCAGATCGGCGAGCACGACGGCGGCTCGGTCAACGGACCGTTGACGTAGCCGCCCCGCATCGCCGCGGTTGAACGGGGCTTCGGTTCTGGCAGGACGTGCGCGGCGTGGGTCGCTCGTCGGAGTCCGCTCGGCCGGAGAGAGGCTCCCGCTCGTCTCGAGGCCCGGAGCCCCGTCAGCGGCATCGCCATTGCCCGGCGGCTCGGCCGCATTGCCACCGAGCCGAGCCAGCGCCCGTGCCGCACGAGCATCGCCGTGGCCGGCGGCCTGCCGATAAAGGTCAGAGGCGGCAGGAAGGTCGCCGGCTCGCTCGCGCTGGAAGGCGAGAACAGTCAGAGCTCCGGCATGCTCGTGACGGCCGGCCTGTTCGTAGATCCGGGCAGCCCCGGCTTTGTCACCTGCTTGGTCGCGTAGTCGTGCGACGGCGACAAGAGCGTCGATGTCACCCAGCTCGGCAGCCGCTCGGTAGAGCAGTGCGGCGTGCCGGTAACGGCCACGGCGTTCGGCGGCCTGGCCGAATGCCTGCAGCGTAGGAACATCCTCGATGACGGACACGGCGGCATGCCAGAAGCTCGGCGGCGGGTACACGCCGAGCCGTGACGGAGTGCAGACCTGTTCCAGATAGTCCGCCAGCCGGTACATCAGGCCATTGTTCGCGTGCGGTTCGCCAGGACGGGGGCGCAGACTGGTCAACGGTCCACGGGCGCCGTTGCAGGGCACCGCCAGGTGGTCGAGGACTTCTTCGAGCCAGCCGCTACGGCCGTCCCGTGCCCATTGGTCGTCGTCGAGATATCCCGGTGCCGCCTGCTCGAGCAGCGCGAGGGGGATCGCTGGAGGATGACCGAGACGCCGCGCGTCGATGGCCACATCGAGAACCGCCCGCGCGGCCGGCCGCGCTTTGAGATAGCGGTCGAGCAGGAGCGGCGCCCCGGCCAGGTATTGAGTGATCCGGCCGCCCGACGCGTAGGCGCGCGCGTGGTTCAACTGAGGGTCATCGCGGCCGGCCAGACCAGCCTGGTCAGCGGCAGTGAACGCGTCCGGCACGTCGATGTCGGTGCCGCCGAGCAGTTCACGCGCCTGAGCCTGGGGGTCGGCCAGACCCGTTTCCGGGCGGCCGGTGAGGGCTGTCCAGTGGTTCGGCCACATGGTTGCCAGCACCAGAACGGGACCTGCGTCCTTGGCAGCCAGGAGGGTGCGCAGACCCGCGGCCACCCGTTCACCGAGGCGTGAGTCCGGCGGAGCCAGATACAGCTGGGCCTCGTTCAGCCAGACGATCGTGCGCGCGCCGACTCGTCCGATGTCTTCTGCCGCCGCCTCGGGCCGGGTCGGATCGAACGGATGCCAGATCCGCCATGGTTCCGGACTTCGGCTGCCGATGTATTGCACAAGCTCCCAGCAGGCGCGCGTCTTTCCGGTCGATGACTCGCCAACGAGCGTGATCATCCGCCGTGCTCCAGCCAAGACTTCATCGGCGATGCGCCGGAGCCGCCGATCGTGCGCTCGTTCGACGTACGCCGGCAGGATCGATTGCCGGTCACTCCCGGGGATATCGATGGCTCGGTGAACCTCAAGTGCGATCGGGTCGCATTCAGCGACCGGAAGCCCCAACGGCGATGGCCCGGGATCGCCGTACGGCAGTGCGTGCGCGTCCTGTGACTCGTCGGCTGGGACGTCTGGTGCCTCCCGTGCCGGTCCTCGTTCAGGATCCTCGGATCGGCGGCGGGAGCTTCGACGCGCGGCCTTTGCGTTCGCGTGGAGCTGCCGCCAGTCGACCGGACGGGCGACGAACGTCGATCGGCGGCGGGCCAACACGGTCAGATGACTGGTCAGGCGTTGGACGGTTCCTGGATCCGCGGGCACCGACTTGCCGGTCAGCCAGTCACTGAGTGTCTGCTTGGCCAGCTTGACCGGCGGGTCCCAGCGCATAGCGGCCCTGCTCAGCGCCTCATGCGTTGGTGAGCCGGCCGCCTCGTAGAGCCACATCAACTCTTCGGTGAACTGCGCGTCCGCCGCGATGTCCGGATCGCTCATTGCCGTCTCCGGCGGTGCACCGTCCGGTCCGGACCCGGATCGGACGGTCCGGATCCGTCCACTGAGCAGCACATTCAGTAACAGTACCGACACGCGTGGTCGATCACGAGCCCGCTGACGGGCTGTGCTGACGGCAGATCCAGCCGACCGATCGAAAGGCTGACCGCGATGATGACCGCGACGATCCTCACCGCCATCGAGCAGGGCAGTCAAGCCGCCACGGCCGTCAGCTTGCTGTATGCCGCCACCGTCTCGGTCAGTGCCCTGACTGCGATCATGGCCCCGACGGAAGTCCGCCGTCAGGCGGCGCGGGAGGTTCTCACGCTCTTGCTGCGTCGCCGAGACCGTTGACTCCGTCGCGCGCGGGCTGCTCGGGCGGGCACGATGGCGGTATGGCTTCCACAGCGGCGTACGACGAGATTGCGGACTGGTACGAGAACGACTTTCTGCCCAGGTCGCGGCCCGGTGACCCGATCGGGGTGCAGCGCCAGCTCGACGAGCTGCTCGGTCCGGGTGGTGGCCTCTGCCTCGAAGTGGGCTGCGGCACCGGCGTGCACGCGGAGCAGATTCGTGGCCTGGGGTGGACACCGGTCGGGGTGGATCTGTCGGCGGGCATGCTGGCGTACGGGAAGAAAAGGCTGCCCGTGGCGCGGGCCGACGCCACTTGTCTGCCGGTCGGGGACGGCGCCGTGCCCGCTGTGGTCGCGATGCTGGTGCACACCGACATGCCCGACTACCCGGCCGTGCTGCGGGAGGTCGGCCGGGTGCTGCGGCCGGGCGGGGTGTTCGTCCACGTCGGGGTGCATCCGGCCTTCTGCGGCGGGTTCGCCGATCGCAGCGATCCCGCGGCCGTGGTGATCAGGCCGGGCTATCTGGACGGTCACTGGACGAAGGATTCGTGGACTGACGAGGGGGTGCGGAACCGGGTCGGTGCGACCCACTACCCCCTGCCCGTGCTCCTGCAAGCCGTGCTCGACGCGGGCCTGACGCTGACGAGCTTCAGCGAGGGCGGCGAGCCGGTGCCGACCACGCTGGCGGTGCGCGCGACGAAGATCACACCATGAACATCATGGCGCCGACGCCCAGCAGGACGAGCAGCAGCATCGCGATGAGCAGGCCCTTCTCAGCGGAAGCGGCGGCGGCGTCAGGGGTGACGGTGTCGGTCGTGGTGGCGAGCGGCTCACTGCTCATTACTGGCCCCTCCGGAGCGTCTCGGCGTGCATGCGCCGGTCTGGCGACTTAGATTCGAGGGCGTGCCAATTCCGGACTGGTTTCTCAGTGCAGAGGAGCGCGGCAACCCGGACTCCTCCATACCCAGATGGTGCGCCGGAAACGCGGCCGAACCGCTTATTCACGGCAAAACATATTTTGACCGTCTGGTGACGGAGGTGGAAAGTCTCCGCGAGGGTGACCACCTGTTCTTCACCGACTGGCGGGGCGACCCCGACGAGAAGATGCGCGACGACGGCCCGACGATCGCCGAGTTGTTCAGCGCGGCGGCCCGGCGGGGCGTGGTCGTCAAGGGTCTGCTGTGGCGCTCCCACCTCGACAAGCTCGCCTACAGCGAGGAGGAGAACCGCAACCTCAGCCAGGCGATCCGCGAGGCCGGCGGTGAGGTCCTGCTCGACCAGCGCGTCCGCCGGGGCGGTTCGCACCACCAGAAGCTGGTCGTGCTGCGTCACCCGGGCCGCCCCGAACTCGACGTGGCGTTCGCCGGCGGCATCGACCTGTGTCACAGCCGCCGTGACGACGAACGGCACCTCGGTGATCCGCAGGCGGTGGCCATGGCCGAGGCGTACGGGCCGAACCCGCCCTGGCACGACGTGCAGCTGGCGCTGCGCGGGCCGGTCGTGGGGGTGCTCGACCTGACGTTCCGCGAGCGCTGGAACGAGCCCGACGATCTCGACCAGCACGGCCCGATCTCCACGATCACCGACAAGCTGCAGCACGCCGACATGAGCGCCGACAAACTGCCGCCGCAGCCGCCCGACCCGCCCGAGTGCGGGCCGCTGACGATCCAGACGTTGCGGACCTACCCGGCGATGCGCCCGAAGTACGACTTCGCGCCGAACGGCGAGCAGAGCATCGCCCGCGGCTACACCAAGGCGATCAAGCGGGCCCGGCGGCTCATCTACCTGGAGGACCAGTATCTGTGGTCCACCGAGGTGGCCCAGCTGTTCGCCGACGCGCTGCGGGCCAACCCCGACCTGCACCTGGTGGCCGTCGTGCCGCGGCACCCCGATGTGGACGGTGCGTTCGCGCTGCCGCCCAATCAGATCGGCCGCGAGAAGGCGATTGAGCTGTGCACGTCGGCCGCGCCCGACCGCGTGCACATCTTCGACCTCGAGAACGAGGCCGGCACGCCGATCTACGTGCACGCCAAGGTGTGCGTGGTGGACGACGTGTGGTGCAGCGTGGGCAGCGACAACTTCAACCGCCGGTCCTGGACGCACGACAGTGAGCTGTCCAACGCGATCCTCGACGACACACGCGACGAGCGGCAGCCCGTCGACCCGGCGGGGCTGGGTGACCAGGCGCGACGGTTCCCGCGGGAGCTGCGTCTGACGCTGGCCGGCGAACACCTGTGCCGCACCGAGCACACCGACCTGATCGATCCGGCCGACTTCGTCCGCGAGATGACCGGGGCGGCCGACGCGCTGAAGAAGTGGGCCGACGGCGGCCGTACGGGGTTGCGCCCACCGGGCCGCCTGATGCCGCACTCGATCGAGCGCCTCTCCTGGTTCCAGCGGTGGTGGGCGTCCCCGGTCTACCGGCTGGTCTACGACCCGGACGGGCGGCGCTGGCGGGATCGGCTGGCCAACCGATGGTGAGCTTTCGGGCCTCCGTCAAGGGCTATCCGATGGTGAGCACCCGTCGGCAGTCGTCCATGACCGAGGGTGAGGCCAGCGGCGCCCACGTCGGGAACACCGACCGGAAGTAGGGGCCGGCCTTCGCCGCGATCTCGGCCGAGCGCTCGAAGACGTCCAGCTCGTTGACGATGCTCAGGTCGGCGAAGGCCCGCACCTGGGCCGGCGTCGGCGACTCGGCGTGACCGGTGAAGCGGCTCCATACGGTCTGGGTCTCGGGCAGCGCCCGCCACGTACGGTCGCGGTCGCACCCGCCGTATCGGTAGACCAGCGCCTCCGCCGGGGCCCCGACGAGCGCGCGCAGCTCACGGCGGGCGGTCACCTCGAGCAGCACCACGGCGAAACCGTCGGTCCCGTACGCCGCATGCGTGAGCCCGGCCAGCTGTTCGTCCTCGCTCAGCCCGTGGGCGGCCAGCCGATCGTGCACGCGGTTCAGGTGCTCGTAGAGCGAGCCGCCGGCGTGCGCAATCGACTCTGCGCCTCTTTCCCGCAACCACGCGCGGACGTCGTCAACTCGGCTCATGTCACAGCTCCCAGCTGCTCGGCATCAGGATCGGGGAGTCGGGGTCACCGCCCGCAGCGAGACCGATCCGCCACGCGCCCATCGGCGGCCGGCCCCGTTCCAGCCAGCGGTCGATGATGGCGGCCGCCTCCGCGCCCCCGGGGCCACTGGAGGTGATGCTCCCGTCCGGGAACACGATCGCGCCGCCGCTGCGGTCCTCGTCCAGCAGCACCAGGCAGCTCTGCTCACGGCCGGGCACGGCGGCAAGGGTCGCCCGGCGGTTCCAGATGCCGGCCGCGTACCAGAGATCCCGATATGCGGGCGGATCCAGCGGGGGATCGAAACGGCTTTTCCCGTACGGGTGGAGGTCTTTGAGCGCGCCCGGCGGTGCGGGCGCGGGGAACGGACGCGCGGCCGTCAGCGGACCCGCGGCGACCATGAAGCCGGCCGGGGTGACGACACGAGCCGCGTGGCCGGGGCTGATCTCGAGGACGGGGTGCGTGCCGGCGTGCTCGACCGGGGCCACGATGGGGGTCTGCCACCGCGGCGACACACCGGCCACCCCCACGGTGACGATCACGCGGTCGACCGGCTCGTCCGGCCGGCCCGCATAACCGTCCCCGAGCTCGACCCGTACGCCGCTGACCCCGGCGCGGGCCACGGCGGCGCGGGCCCGGCCGGCCACGTCCTCCTGCACGTCGATGCTGATCACCCGCGCGCCCATCGTGGCCAGGAGCGCCGCGTTGTAGCCGGTGCCGGCTCCGATCTCGAGCACGGTCATGCCGGGCCGCACGTCCAGCGCCTCGATCATGAGTGCCATCAGCGACGGCTGGCTCGACGAGCTGACCGGGGTACGGCCGTCGACCTTGGTGACCAGCACGTCGTCGCTGTACACGAGGTCGAGGAAGTCGGGGTCGGCCGGTTCGGCCCACGTGCCGTCGCGCCGCTGGAACCCGTCGGGCACGAACACCTCACGCGGCACCGCGGCGAAGGCGGCCGCCAGCGGCGGCGAGAGGACGACGCCCCCGTGCCGGATCCGATCGACGAACCCCTCTCGCGGCCCAGCCATCCCCTCACCATACGGGGGCAACCGTCCGGCAACCGGTCTGCTCTCAGCGCCACCCGGACCGCACCGATCGGAACGGCGTGCGCCTCTCCGTCCTGCTCGCCGTCGCTGTCGCCACTCTGGGCGGCTGCGCGGGCACGAGCGCCTCGGCCCGGCCCCGGCCCGCGATCAGCTCGCCCGCGCCGGTGCCCGCACCCGTCGTCGACAACACCGGTTCGGCCTGGCCCACGATCGTGGGGTCCCTCATCACGTACGGGCAATGGCTGCTGGCCGACCCGGACCCCGCGCTCGCCGAGGTCATCGCCGACCCCGGCTGCGCGAGCCACGACGCCCTCACCGGCGAACTGCAGTCCCTGCTGGCCTCGAACGCCATGGTCCGGACGAGCCCGGCTGTGATCACCGCGGTCGACGGCCCGGCTTCGGCCACCGGCCGCCGCGTGGTCGTCGAGGCGTCGGTGTCGCGGGCCGCGGAACCGGTGGTGGTCAAGGGCCACACCAGCCTCAGCCCGTCGGCCCGCACGATCTGGCTCGAGGACCGGGCCGAGCTGCCCGCCACGATGCTGACGATGACACTGGTGCGCGAGGGCGCGAAGTGGCGCTACTGCTCCGTCGTCGACAAGAGCGGCGATCCGGACGGCGAGGCGCTCACCGACGTGCTGTGAGGGCCGTCCGCGACGTCAGTCGGTGTGCGGCATCCGCTCGGCCGGGATGACGCCCAGGCGGCCCTTCTGGAAGTCCTCGAAGGCCTGCTTGAGTTCGGCCTGGGTGTTCATGACGAACGGGCCGTAGTGGGCCACCGGCTCGCGGATCGGGCGGCCGCCCATGATGAACAGTTCCATGGCCGGGATGTTCGAGTCCTGCGTGGCGTCGGCGGTGACCCGGATGGCGTCGCCCGGGCCGTGCGCGGCCAGCTGGCCGATGTGGATCGGGCGGGCCTCGGCGCCGACCGTGCCCCGGCCGGCCAGCACGTAGACCAGCGCGTTGTAGTCGGGCTGCCAGGGCAGGTCGAGCCGCGCGCCGGGCTGCAGGGTGACGTGGGCCAGGTTGATCGGGGTGAAGGTGGAGCCGGGCCCGGCGTGGCCGCCGACCTCGCCCGCGATCACCCGGATCAGGCTGCCGCCGTCGGGGGTGGTCAGCAGGCCGGCCTCACGACCGCGGATGTCCTGGTACTTCGGGGTGATCATCTTGGCCGCGCGGGGCAGGTTGACCCAGAGCTGCAGGCCGTGGAACAGGCCACCGCTGGTCACCAGGTGCTCGGGCGGCGCCTCGATGTGCAGAATGCCCTGGCCGGCGGTCATCCACTGGGTGTCGCCGTTGGCGATCGTGCCGCCGCTGCCCAGCGAGTCCTGGTGGTCCATGATCCCGTCGATCATGTAGGTCACCGTCTCGAAGCCGCGGTGCGGGTGCCACGGGGTGCCCTTCGGCTCGCCCGGCGCGTAGTCGACCTCGCCCATCTGGTCGAGGTGGATGAACGGGTCGAGCTCGTTGAGCGGCACCCCGGCGAACGCCCGCCGTACGGGGAAGCCCTCACCCTCGTATCCGCTGGGGGCGGTGGTCAGGCGGCGGACGGGACGGAAGCTCGTGGCGGCGGGGTCGAGCTGAGGCAGTCGCGGCAGGACGAGGACGTCGTCGACGGTGATGGCGGGCATGGCATGCCTCCTGGGTGGTCGTGCCTGAACTCTAACTCTTTCAAAACTGAAAGAACACCCGGACCGGGTCAGTTCTTCCGCACCTTGTCGAACACTCGTGTGATCACTTCGAGCTCGTCGGGTTCGAGGCGGTCGATGAAGCTGTCGCGCACGGTGATGAGATGCAGCGGGGCGGCCGATTCGAGCGCCGCCATACCCTCGTCGGTGAGCACAGCCTCCTGGCCGCGGCCGTCCTCGGGGCACGGCTGCTTGCGCACCAAGCCCCGCTTGACCATCGAGCTGATCTGATAGGTGACGCGGCTGGGGGAGAACCACAGGCGGCCGGCCAGCTCACCCATGCGCAGCCGGCGCGCG from the Paractinoplanes abujensis genome contains:
- a CDS encoding phosphotransferase, which codes for MKRIVTLVLVRPDGTVLGQAEPFEADVPWWQEVSGFGSGLQVLRLLGADRPAPPGGHVTYLAEVTGAFPGKINPVSPYEVGPHPRRAPYAEVGGPTASISWATGIVPGTTAHQQRTWNLSAIWRLDDKDGHPVAWLKQVPRFFGHEAYALRMVAEVAPQLVPRLIADGEDGRVLLAHAPGEDRYGAGPEVCARIAEAFHPIQAHFAAHPAPLAGIPDARLTVEPFARVAEPHYASIPGLRRLIDDLPARFAAIAACGLPDTLVHGDLHPGNARTDDEGRLTIMDWGDCTYGNPVFDILRLTDGRTGGFAPHDETLAAWADRWKQTVPGCDPVRAAELMRPVAPLRSALVYAAFLDHIEPTEWPYHAADVPERLAAAVAETVP
- a CDS encoding aminopeptidase produces the protein MVVIERFAELVVRGGINVQPGQGVVLYTDTAHLEIARALTEAAYAAGAGWVEPIWSDGPMRRSAVRHATIENLSAVRPWALARIEEWRDAGAAWIRLLGEADPHLLDGLDPAKVAASPAEETQAMRRAVFNGMRWTVVGAPNPGWAREVFGEPDVERLWEAVGTAMRLDLDDPVAAWRERAEMLAERGRQLDALELTELRYAGEGTDLTVGLLPDSRWKGGGLIDADGIPYLPNIPTEEVFTSPDRRRAEGVIRVTRPVVIAGQVITGLRVTFAGGQITEVTADDNADVVRAHLDTDEGARRLGEVALVDRDSRIARTGVVFHNMLFDENAACHVAWGQSFPFAIAGGGAMTEQQRAGLGLNMSSVHTDVVIGGEGISVTGRGPRGTVEIIRDDEWVL
- a CDS encoding NAD-dependent epimerase/dehydratase family protein; translated protein: MRVLVLGGTGFVGRAVTELLDEPTLFNRGTDDTLFPGAERRRGDRETGDYASLATGAWDAVVDTTAYFPWQVRQTMDALGDRVGRYLFVSSHAVFAGAGPELRPAITDATPPLTNDTYGPSKVACEQEVVARFGDRATIVRPVKVAGPHDNQNGLTDWVRAALRGGRFELPGDPAQPVQLVDSRDLARLVLTLLTEDRGGAFTAAGPTTDLAGLMAICAAAAGTQVEVVPVSADTHFPLVKPRELWVTQNREPAEGQTVTPLETTVRDVLAWLAGSTTGSSKSHGS
- a CDS encoding sel1 repeat family protein, giving the protein MSDPDIAADAQFTEELMWLYEAAGSPTHEALSRAAMRWDPPVKLAKQTLSDWLTGKSVPADPGTVQRLTSHLTVLARRRSTFVARPVDWRQLHANAKAARRSSRRRSEDPERGPAREAPDVPADESQDAHALPYGDPGPSPLGLPVAECDPIALEVHRAIDIPGSDRQSILPAYVERAHDRRLRRIADEVLAGARRMITLVGESSTGKTRACWELVQYIGSRSPEPWRIWHPFDPTRPEAAAEDIGRVGARTIVWLNEAQLYLAPPDSRLGERVAAGLRTLLAAKDAGPVLVLATMWPNHWTALTGRPETGLADPQAQARELLGGTDIDVPDAFTAADQAGLAGRDDPQLNHARAYASGGRITQYLAGAPLLLDRYLKARPAARAVLDVAIDARRLGHPPAIPLALLEQAAPGYLDDDQWARDGRSGWLEEVLDHLAVPCNGARGPLTSLRPRPGEPHANNGLMYRLADYLEQVCTPSRLGVYPPPSFWHAAVSVIEDVPTLQAFGQAAERRGRYRHAALLYRAAAELGDIDALVAVARLRDQAGDKAGAARIYEQAGRHEHAGALTVLAFQRERAGDLPAASDLYRQAAGHGDARAARALARLGGNAAEPPGNGDAADGAPGLETSGSLSPAERTPTSDPRRARPARTEAPFNRGDAGRLRQRSVDRAAVVLADLTRERENENDHEGAEAAAYRAADLGYTGILSRLALRREASGDVSGAIRLGRAAADRGNPVILSSLGRRRERAGHLAEATDLYCEAANRGDLNALVHLALLLESSSDTDGAHNVRRFGIGADGAPQEPWDFDDPVVLPASQASTSRTVVSSGVTV
- a CDS encoding class I SAM-dependent methyltransferase, which codes for MASTAAYDEIADWYENDFLPRSRPGDPIGVQRQLDELLGPGGGLCLEVGCGTGVHAEQIRGLGWTPVGVDLSAGMLAYGKKRLPVARADATCLPVGDGAVPAVVAMLVHTDMPDYPAVLREVGRVLRPGGVFVHVGVHPAFCGGFADRSDPAAVVIRPGYLDGHWTKDSWTDEGVRNRVGATHYPLPVLLQAVLDAGLTLTSFSEGGEPVPTTLAVRATKITP
- a CDS encoding phospholipase D family protein gives rise to the protein MPIPDWFLSAEERGNPDSSIPRWCAGNAAEPLIHGKTYFDRLVTEVESLREGDHLFFTDWRGDPDEKMRDDGPTIAELFSAAARRGVVVKGLLWRSHLDKLAYSEEENRNLSQAIREAGGEVLLDQRVRRGGSHHQKLVVLRHPGRPELDVAFAGGIDLCHSRRDDERHLGDPQAVAMAEAYGPNPPWHDVQLALRGPVVGVLDLTFRERWNEPDDLDQHGPISTITDKLQHADMSADKLPPQPPDPPECGPLTIQTLRTYPAMRPKYDFAPNGEQSIARGYTKAIKRARRLIYLEDQYLWSTEVAQLFADALRANPDLHLVAVVPRHPDVDGAFALPPNQIGREKAIELCTSAAPDRVHIFDLENEAGTPIYVHAKVCVVDDVWCSVGSDNFNRRSWTHDSELSNAILDDTRDERQPVDPAGLGDQARRFPRELRLTLAGEHLCRTEHTDLIDPADFVREMTGAADALKKWADGGRTGLRPPGRLMPHSIERLSWFQRWWASPVYRLVYDPDGRRWRDRLANRW
- a CDS encoding DUF6817 domain-containing protein: MSRVDDVRAWLRERGAESIAHAGGSLYEHLNRVHDRLAAHGLSEDEQLAGLTHAAYGTDGFAVVLLEVTARRELRALVGAPAEALVYRYGGCDRDRTWRALPETQTVWSRFTGHAESPTPAQVRAFADLSIVNELDVFERSAEIAAKAGPYFRSVFPTWAPLASPSVMDDCRRVLTIG
- a CDS encoding protein-L-isoaspartate O-methyltransferase family protein encodes the protein MAGPREGFVDRIRHGGVVLSPPLAAAFAAVPREVFVPDGFQRRDGTWAEPADPDFLDLVYSDDVLVTKVDGRTPVSSSSQPSLMALMIEALDVRPGMTVLEIGAGTGYNAALLATMGARVISIDVQEDVAGRARAAVARAGVSGVRVELGDGYAGRPDEPVDRVIVTVGVAGVSPRWQTPIVAPVEHAGTHPVLEISPGHAARVVTPAGFMVAAGPLTAARPFPAPAPPGALKDLHPYGKSRFDPPLDPPAYRDLWYAAGIWNRRATLAAVPGREQSCLVLLDEDRSGGAIVFPDGSITSSGPGGAEAAAIIDRWLERGRPPMGAWRIGLAAGGDPDSPILMPSSWEL
- a CDS encoding pirin family protein, translating into MPAITVDDVLVLPRLPQLDPAATSFRPVRRLTTAPSGYEGEGFPVRRAFAGVPLNELDPFIHLDQMGEVDYAPGEPKGTPWHPHRGFETVTYMIDGIMDHQDSLGSGGTIANGDTQWMTAGQGILHIEAPPEHLVTSGGLFHGLQLWVNLPRAAKMITPKYQDIRGREAGLLTTPDGGSLIRVIAGEVGGHAGPGSTFTPINLAHVTLQPGARLDLPWQPDYNALVYVLAGRGTVGAEARPIHIGQLAAHGPGDAIRVTADATQDSNIPAMELFIMGGRPIREPVAHYGPFVMNTQAELKQAFEDFQKGRLGVIPAERMPHTD